In Myxocyprinus asiaticus isolate MX2 ecotype Aquarium Trade chromosome 3, UBuf_Myxa_2, whole genome shotgun sequence, the following proteins share a genomic window:
- the lman2la gene encoding lectin, mannose-binding 2-like a: MISVSSLILFAALSFSLADDGHEMEEFLKREYSLSKPYQGVGVSGSSHWELMGDSLVTTDHIRLTPDQQSKQGAIWSRVACHLKDWELQVHFKIHGQGKKNLNGDGLAVWYTKERMQKGPVFGNRDFFTGLGVFVDTYPNEEKLLEAQKKRYTPRTERIFPYVLAMVGNGTISYNHDRDGRPTELGGCNAMVRNQKHDTFIFIRYVRRRLTIMIDIDGQHEWRDCLDIPGVRLPQGFYFGASAVTGDLSDNHDLISMKLYQLTVLRSKREEEEEEEVLIPSVDNIDLLRPYADVEGMSSIAIFFTVLFSMLGLFLLVVVGLVVYGHWNESRRKRFY, encoded by the exons ATGATTTCTGTATCATCGCTGATTTTATTTGCGGCTCTCAGTTTCAGTTTAGCTGATGACGGTCATGAGATGGAGGAGTTTTTAAAGAGGGAGTATTCACTGTCAAAACCTTACCAGG GTGTTGGTGTGTCGGGTTCGTCTCACTGGGAGTTGATGGGAGATTCTCTGGTCACCACAGATCACATCCGTCTCACTCCAGACCAGCAGAGCAAACAGGGAGCCATCTGGAGCCGAGTG gcgtGTCATCTGAAGGATTGGGAGCTGCAGGTTCATTTTAAGATTCACGGTCAGGGCAAGAAGAATCTGAACGGTGACGGTCTCGCTGTGTGGTACACGAAGGAGCGCATGCAGAAAG gtccAGTGTTTGGAAACAGAGATTTCTTCACCGGTCTCGGTGTGTTTGTGGACACTTACCCCAATGAGGAGAAACTTCTGGAG gCTCAGAAGAAGAGATACACACCCCGCACAgag AGAATATTTCCATACGTGTTGGCGATGGTGGGCAACGGCACCATCAGCTATAATCACGATCGTGACGGTCGGCCGACTGAACTGGGTGGCTGTAACGCCATGGTGCGAAACCAGAAACACGACACCTTCATCTTCATCAGATATGTGCGGCGGCGACTCACG atcATGATAGATATTGACGGTCAGCACGAGTGGAGGGATTGTCTGGATATTCCGGGCGTTCGGCTCCCGCAGGGCTTTTACTTTGGCGCTTCAGCCGTCACTGGAGATCTATCAG ACAATCATGACCTGATCTCCATGAAACTCTACCAGCTCACTGTCCTGCGCAGTAAacgggaagaggaggaggaagaggaagtgcTGATTCCCAGCGTGGACAACATCGACTTACTCAGAC cgtATGCAGATGTGGAGGGCATGAGCAGCATCGCCATCTTCTTCACCGTTCTCTTCTCCATGTTGGGTTTGTTTCTGCTCGTGGTGGTCGGACTTGTCGTTTATGGCCACTGGAACGAAAGCAGACGAAAACGCTTCTACTGA